GTGTCTTCAAGCCTGAAGACATCGGCCCCGCCGCCACCCAATGGGCCAACGGCGTCATCGACATCCTGGCCGAGGACGAGGCCCACGCCACGCGGCTGGCCAAGCATGCCCTTTCGATGTTCCAGGGCGACCTCGCCGAATGGACGGCGCCGGACCAGCGGGACCTGCGTCGGGCCATCCCGGAGAACCGCCTGCGGGTCTACGACATTCGCGCCGTTATCGAGGGCCTGGCCGACGCCGGCTCGTTCCTGGAGCTTAGGCGCGGCTTCGCGGCCGGCATGGTCACCGGCTTCATCCGGATCGAGGGCCGGCCCATGGGGCTGATCGCCAACGATCCCAAGCATCTGGGCGGCGCCATCGACTGTGACGGGGCCGAGAAGGCCGCCCGCTTCCTGCAGCTGTGCGACGCTTTTGACCTGCCGCTGGTCAGCCTCTGCGACACCCCCGGCTTCATGGTCGGACCGGAAAGCGAGGACGCCGGCGCGGTTCGCCGGGTCTCGCGCCTGTTCGTGGCCGGAGCCAAGTTCGGGCCGCCCCTGTTCACCCTGGTTCTGCGCAAGGGCTATGGGCTGGGGGCCCAGGCCATGGCCGGCGGCGGCTTCCATTCCCCCAACTTCATCGCCAGCTGGCCGACCGGCGAGTTCGGCGGCATGGGTCTCGAGGGGGCGGTCAAGCTCGGCTATCGCAAGGAGTTGGAAGCGGAGACCGATCCGGCCAAGAACAAGGAGCTGTTCGACCGGCTGGTGGCCAACATGTACGCCCGCGGCAAGGCGACCAGCATGGCGGCGGCGCTGGAGATCGACGCGGTCATCGACCCGGCCGATTCCCGCCGCTGGGTGATGGCTGGGCTGCAGAGCGCGAAGAAGCGCCGCAAGCCGGAGCGGCGCTGGGTCGATATGTGGTGATCAGGCGAGAGTGACCAACTCTGCCTGCAGCGGAAGATCGGCGTCCTTCGCCCGTTTGAGCAAGGCTGTCAGCTTCTCCTGCGCGACCTCGGCCGAGAAGGCGCCGCACACGGCCGCCCCCTCGCGGTCCACGGTGAGCATCACCCGTACCGCGTCGACATGATGCAGGCCGAAGATGTCCTCCAGGGCGGAGACCACGAACGCCATGGGCGTCTTGTCGTCGTCGAGCAGACGCACCTGCACCGGGCCCTCGCAGGGAAGCGCGATGTCTCTGGCTGCGGAGTCGGCGATGGCCTGGTATTCTTCGCCGGCGCGGGGAGCGTTGCGGGCAAACTTGATCAGTTCCTTTTCCGGGCCGAGGGGGACTTGAGCCGCTACCCTGGCCATCCAGGCGCGTCCTTCGTCGTTCCGGGAACGCTCGAAGCAAACCAGAGCCATCAGGAACTGCCCCCAAACGCTTTCCGGGTCGAGCCGCAGAGCCTCGGCCAGCCGGCGATCAGCCTCCTCAAGTTCGCCTGTCTTGAAGGCAGCGTGACCGAGACTGGTCAGCGCGATTACCCTCGGAGAACCTGAACCCAATGGTAGGCCCAGGCGGATGAACCCGTTGAGTCCAGGCCAACGCGCCAGCTGATCGAGGAACCTTTGGGTGTGCGCCTGGGCGACCGCATAGTCCTCTCTGGCAAGCGCCAGTTGGCCGCGCCTGAGTTCCGTCGGCAGATGGCGATGCAGCAGATAGGGCAGGGCGCCGAAGGTCAGGCCGACGCCGACAAGCAGGAACGGCGAATGGTGGTCGAGCGTCACCGCCAGCCCGAAGATCAGGCCGATGGCCAACAACACGAGATAGACGACCCTCGCGAGGAGATCGCCAAGCCATCGCTTCAAGCCAACAGATCCGGAGTCAGCATGTTCTCCAGCTTTACGATCTGGTCGCGCAGGACCAGCTTCTGCTTCTTGAGCCGGGCGATCTGAAGCTGGTCGGGCGTCGGCATCTGGCCGAGCGCCTCGACGGCCGCGTCGAGATCCTGGTGCTTCTGCCGCAGTTCCAGCAGCTGGGCCCGGATCTCGACGTTGGGCATGGGGATCATTTCCCCGTCGTTGTCGGCCATCCACCGTCCCCAAACGCAAATCGCAGGCTGCCGAGTCTAGCAGACCCGAAGCCTCATTCCAGCGCCGTTGCGAGCCTCTGCAGCGCTTCCGGCGGCGGCGGATCGCCCCAGGTCTCGCCGGCCCGGACCAGGGCGGGCAGGGCGGCGCCCGGCCGGGGCGTCGAGAGGCCGGCCAGGGAGGTCATCAGCAGCTTTTCGAGGTCGAGCTCGACGGCCTTGACGGTTTCGCGGACGGCCAGCCGGGCCGCGTCATCGACCGGGCCGAGCGGATTTTTCAACGCCCGCCGCGACTGGCGGACAGGCCCCAGGATCGTCGCCTCCCAGTGGCGGGCCAGTTCGGCGCCGTCGGCCAGGGCGGCGTCGGGCGGCGAGGCCCAGGCGGCCCAGAGCAGGTAGGCGGTCTGCTGGCCATGGTCGTCCTGAAGGCTGAGGCAGGCCTCGCCGACGCCCGGCCGGTCGTAGGCGGCCAGCGCCCAATCCCAGAAGTCGTTCATCCTTCGCTCCGGATGGCTTTCAGGTCCTCGCCCCAGCGTTTCACCGGCGCCCAGTCGAGGCCGAAGCCGTCGAGAGCCCGACCGACGGACTGATCGACCATCTCCTCGATCGACTGGGGCTTGGCGTAGAAGGC
The nucleotide sequence above comes from Caulobacter sp. NIBR1757. Encoded proteins:
- a CDS encoding ATP-dependent Clp protease adaptor ClpS, whose protein sequence is MKRWLGDLLARVVYLVLLAIGLIFGLAVTLDHHSPFLLVGVGLTFGALPYLLHRHLPTELRRGQLALAREDYAVAQAHTQRFLDQLARWPGLNGFIRLGLPLGSGSPRVIALTSLGHAAFKTGELEEADRRLAEALRLDPESVWGQFLMALVCFERSRNDEGRAWMARVAAQVPLGPEKELIKFARNAPRAGEEYQAIADSAARDIALPCEGPVQVRLLDDDKTPMAFVVSALEDIFGLHHVDAVRVMLTVDREGAAVCGAFSAEVAQEKLTALLKRAKDADLPLQAELVTLA
- a CDS encoding DUF465 domain-containing protein is translated as MADNDGEMIPMPNVEIRAQLLELRQKHQDLDAAVEALGQMPTPDQLQIARLKKQKLVLRDQIVKLENMLTPDLLA
- a CDS encoding TIGR02444 family protein, which encodes MNDFWDWALAAYDRPGVGEACLSLQDDHGQQTAYLLWAAWASPPDAALADGAELARHWEATILGPVRQSRRALKNPLGPVDDAARLAVRETVKAVELDLEKLLMTSLAGLSTPRPGAALPALVRAGETWGDPPPPEALQRLATALE